One genomic segment of Mesoterricola silvestris includes these proteins:
- a CDS encoding ArnT family glycosyltransferase, producing the protein MTPPPRPGLRYPLAFLSEKIGVYNTMALACGVAAALFLVGLDNHALWDYHEPYVGGIIQEMAAGGRWIVPTLNGQPYLEKPPLHYLLGVASTALAGTYDPWALRLPSALMAIGTVAWITWLGCRLQSARAGLWGGLLAATHVLFFRMGHQAVVDITLTAALSGTLGLALLALAEPERGLWVQLFWASLGPLFLAKGVIGPAMALWAVAFLLAVDRGAIRRFLRPGWGQGAGLALILAWVLPLALQGGRAHLSEVFLRNTLGRFLERADLVPRTGRLDEHREPVLFYLGRTPGNLLPWVGIWCASLVPGGWRGVRSWGIPVVLAATLALLTASSEKRMVYLLPVLPLSFLHTGLWLDRVLDRGPGVLARGAIRATLVLALVLGAGMPWFVVARVGMPWPEALAMALPALGLGAASLAMAARGRLEGALRWTLAQWVVTLLLFMVVAVPHLDREWNPILEPYLEAKKLEEQGAMVIQGRLEETQVGFANLTFGRTLPRVEDAQAVREALAQPGPVALLLEPRHFWRGELRAQAEGAVEIPTEASRSKRLRDRTPVLLLNRRAVDLLD; encoded by the coding sequence ATGACGCCTCCTCCCCGCCCGGGCCTTCGGTACCCGCTGGCCTTCCTGTCGGAAAAGATCGGTGTTTACAACACCATGGCCCTGGCCTGCGGGGTGGCCGCGGCCCTGTTCCTGGTGGGCCTCGATAACCATGCCCTCTGGGACTACCATGAGCCCTATGTGGGGGGGATCATCCAGGAGATGGCCGCCGGGGGGCGGTGGATCGTCCCGACCCTCAACGGCCAGCCCTACCTGGAGAAGCCGCCCCTCCACTACCTGTTGGGGGTGGCCTCCACGGCCCTGGCGGGGACCTACGACCCCTGGGCCCTGCGGCTTCCCAGCGCGCTCATGGCCATCGGCACCGTGGCCTGGATCACCTGGCTGGGGTGCCGGCTGCAGTCCGCCCGGGCCGGGCTGTGGGGAGGGCTCCTGGCCGCCACCCACGTGCTGTTCTTCCGCATGGGGCACCAGGCGGTGGTGGACATCACCCTCACGGCCGCCCTTTCCGGGACCCTGGGACTGGCCCTGCTGGCCCTGGCCGAACCGGAGCGCGGGCTCTGGGTGCAGCTCTTCTGGGCCAGCCTGGGCCCGCTCTTCCTGGCCAAGGGCGTCATCGGCCCGGCGATGGCGCTGTGGGCCGTGGCCTTCCTGCTGGCCGTGGACCGCGGCGCCATCCGCCGCTTCCTGCGTCCCGGGTGGGGCCAGGGCGCGGGCCTCGCCCTCATCCTGGCCTGGGTCCTGCCCCTGGCCCTCCAGGGGGGCCGGGCCCACCTGTCGGAGGTCTTCCTGCGCAACACCCTGGGGCGCTTCCTGGAGCGGGCGGATCTGGTGCCGCGCACGGGCCGCCTGGACGAACACCGGGAACCGGTCCTCTTCTACCTGGGGCGGACCCCGGGCAACCTCCTGCCCTGGGTGGGGATCTGGTGCGCGAGCCTGGTTCCGGGCGGATGGCGGGGAGTGCGGTCCTGGGGCATTCCCGTGGTGCTCGCGGCCACCCTGGCGCTCCTCACGGCCTCTTCGGAAAAGCGGATGGTGTACCTGCTGCCCGTCCTGCCCCTGTCCTTCCTCCACACCGGGCTCTGGCTGGACCGGGTCCTGGACCGGGGTCCCGGGGTCCTGGCGCGGGGGGCCATCCGGGCCACCCTCGTCCTCGCCCTGGTCCTGGGCGCGGGCATGCCCTGGTTCGTGGTGGCCCGGGTGGGCATGCCCTGGCCCGAGGCCCTGGCCATGGCCCTTCCGGCCCTGGGCCTGGGCGCGGCCTCCCTGGCCATGGCGGCCCGGGGCAGGCTGGAGGGGGCGCTCCGGTGGACCCTGGCCCAGTGGGTGGTGACCCTTCTCCTCTTCATGGTGGTGGCCGTGCCCCACCTGGACCGGGAGTGGAACCCCATCCTGGAGCCGTACCTGGAGGCGAAAAAGCTGGAGGAGCAGGGGGCGATGGTGATTCAGGGCCGCCTGGAGGAGACCCAGGTGGGATTCGCCAACCTCACCTTCGGCCGGACCCTCCCCAGGGTGGAGGACGCCCAGGCGGTGCGCGAGGCCCTCGCCCAACCCGGGCCCGTGGCCCTGCTCCTGGAACCCCGGCATTTCTGGCGCGGCGAGCTGCGGGCCCAGGCGGAGGGGGCCGTGGAAATCCCCACGGAAGCCTCGCGCTCCAAGCGCCTCCGGGACCGGACCCCGGTGCTCCTGCTCAACCGCAGGGCCGTGGACCTGCTGGACTAG
- a CDS encoding type II secretion system F family protein, with protein sequence MRFTVKFTTSAGEILVRDYEGGDAEEVKARIMAEGNFPMDVRRTLGAFRSQKALKAETLILFNQELLALLKAGIPLLQSLELLVGHGKDPLLRSSLERVVELLKEGMSFSEAMEQVGTFPAVYRANVVAGERSGTLHEVIARWLAFQSFAQNSRRRIMEALFYPSFLVGVLIIALAVIFNVVLPKFAEIYQGSGIEMPQATQVLLDLGEFVRRTIYLQAGLLVVLVFFLRWMFTTDAGKQVWERILLSLPKLGVLYRMYHSSVFTRTLGVLLSGGMPALQALEVIQRTTPSERMKKRLRNVTELVRAGSSLHTALEQSQLLDPLAVEMTRVGEQSSALPEMLNHVSDFFDQEVEKATTAVTALIGPVLILFMGVTVLGLLLAVYIPLFNAGSTVR encoded by the coding sequence ATGCGATTCACCGTGAAGTTCACAACATCCGCCGGCGAGATCCTCGTGAGGGATTACGAGGGGGGCGACGCCGAGGAGGTGAAGGCCCGGATCATGGCCGAGGGGAATTTCCCCATGGACGTGCGCCGCACCCTGGGCGCCTTCCGGAGCCAGAAGGCCCTCAAGGCCGAGACCCTGATCCTCTTCAACCAGGAGCTGCTGGCCCTGCTCAAGGCGGGCATCCCGCTGCTGCAGTCCCTGGAGCTGCTGGTGGGCCACGGCAAGGATCCCCTCCTGCGCAGCTCCCTGGAGCGGGTGGTGGAACTGCTCAAGGAGGGCATGTCCTTCTCGGAGGCCATGGAACAGGTGGGCACCTTCCCGGCGGTGTACCGCGCCAACGTGGTGGCCGGCGAGCGCAGCGGCACCCTGCACGAAGTCATCGCCCGGTGGCTGGCCTTCCAGTCCTTCGCCCAGAACAGCCGCCGCCGCATCATGGAGGCCCTCTTCTACCCATCCTTCCTGGTGGGGGTGCTCATCATCGCCCTGGCGGTGATCTTCAACGTGGTGCTCCCCAAGTTCGCGGAGATCTACCAGGGCAGCGGCATCGAGATGCCCCAGGCCACCCAGGTGCTGCTGGACCTGGGCGAATTCGTGCGCCGTACCATCTACCTCCAGGCCGGCCTGCTGGTGGTGCTGGTCTTCTTCCTGCGCTGGATGTTCACCACGGACGCCGGCAAGCAGGTGTGGGAGCGGATCCTCCTGTCGCTGCCCAAGCTGGGCGTGCTGTACCGCATGTACCATTCCTCCGTCTTCACCCGCACCCTGGGCGTCCTCCTTTCCGGGGGCATGCCCGCCCTGCAGGCCCTGGAGGTGATCCAGCGCACCACCCCCAGCGAGCGCATGAAGAAGCGCCTGCGCAACGTCACCGAACTGGTGCGGGCCGGATCCTCCCTGCACACCGCCCTGGAACAGTCCCAGCTCCTGGACCCCCTGGCCGTGGAGATGACCCGGGTGGGCGAACAGTCCTCCGCCCTCCCGGAAATGCTGAACCACGTGTCGGACTTCTTCGACCAGGAAGTGGAGAAGGCCACCACCGCCGTCACCGCCCTCATCGGGCCGGTGCTCATCCTCTTCATGGGCGTGACGGTGCTGGGGCTCCTGCTGGCGGTGTACATCCCCCTCTTCAACGCCGGGAGCACGGTCCGGTAG